The following proteins are co-located in the Haliotis asinina isolate JCU_RB_2024 chromosome 13, JCU_Hal_asi_v2, whole genome shotgun sequence genome:
- the LOC137260445 gene encoding uncharacterized protein — translation MVAAWYRHRDVVEFLVGRGADVSLVDRWGNNVLHLACYNGDLEMVKLILSMNVVNINSRGWNSRTPVMRAAESGHRDVVEFLVSRGADVSLVDGYGDNVLHFACRGGDLETVKLILSMNVVDINARNNDGKTAADYARDFGHQRLLNLLVSRGAH, via the coding sequence ATGGTGGCAGCATGGTATAGACACAGGGACGTGGTTGAGTTCCTGGTGggtagaggggctgatgtgtcactggtggataGGTGGGGTAACAACGTCCTTCACTTGGCCTGTTATAATGGAGACCTGGAGATGGTGAAGCTGATACTGTCCATGAACGTGGtgaacatcaacagtagaggatgGAACAGCAGGACACCGGTGATGCGGGCAGCAGAGAGTGGACACAGGGAcgtggtggagttcctggtgagtagaggggctgatgtgtcactggtggacggGTACGGTGACAACGTCCTTCACTTCGCCTGTAGAGGTGGAGACCTGGAGACGGTGAAGTTGATACTGTCCATGAACGTGGTGGACATCAACGCCAGGAACAACGACGGGAAGACAGCGGCCGACTACGCGAGAGACTTTGGACATCAGCGACTGTTGAATctcctggtgtcacgtggtGCACACTGA